From Pseudomonas sp. B21-028, one genomic window encodes:
- a CDS encoding PAAR-like domain-containing protein, translated as MGNEVYANNMEVSCKAANGKSVACFPDVCFTPPQTAATPLGVPIPYPNTGMAKDTTRGTRTVKISGKEAMLKDKSYFKTSYGDEAGNAPKKGIITNKIKGKVYFTAWSMNVKFEGENVVRNMDLTTHNHGSTANTLTWPYLDAVAMADPENPCVKSGNVKKVKAACPPPAKSLSRGAIPGPADNTSPECCEARKCMLVPNSPKSRCSKCGGKTPHHPVPVADLSTPRPINPKTGKLKVRGDPFVPTYDHNKAPCICVEGADHNSREGPTDKLMQHGRIGRGYVVKRDAMLNGRDDFTYAEISDLSAQAVADETGCDKDCVKAQIDKGHQDMGVGPESGMRRGEVRAPALEKKPKNPAPLI; from the coding sequence ATGGGGAACGAGGTCTACGCCAACAACATGGAAGTGTCCTGCAAGGCGGCGAATGGCAAATCCGTGGCCTGCTTTCCGGACGTGTGTTTCACCCCGCCGCAAACCGCGGCCACTCCGCTGGGCGTGCCCATCCCCTACCCCAATACCGGCATGGCCAAGGACACCACCCGGGGCACGCGAACAGTGAAGATCAGTGGCAAGGAAGCCATGCTCAAGGATAAGAGCTACTTCAAGACCAGCTATGGGGATGAGGCTGGCAACGCGCCGAAAAAGGGCATCATCACCAATAAGATCAAAGGGAAGGTCTACTTCACGGCCTGGTCGATGAATGTGAAGTTCGAAGGCGAGAACGTCGTGCGAAACATGGACCTGACCACCCATAACCATGGTTCGACGGCCAATACACTGACATGGCCCTACCTGGATGCGGTGGCCATGGCGGATCCCGAAAATCCCTGCGTCAAGTCAGGAAACGTGAAGAAGGTAAAGGCCGCCTGTCCTCCGCCGGCCAAGTCGTTGTCCCGCGGAGCCATACCTGGCCCGGCCGACAATACCAGCCCCGAGTGTTGTGAAGCACGCAAGTGCATGCTGGTACCAAACTCGCCAAAGAGCCGCTGCTCCAAATGCGGAGGAAAGACGCCGCACCACCCGGTGCCGGTGGCCGATCTGTCGACCCCACGCCCCATCAACCCGAAGACCGGGAAGCTGAAAGTCCGGGGCGATCCTTTCGTTCCCACCTATGACCACAACAAGGCACCCTGCATATGCGTCGAGGGCGCCGACCATAATTCCCGTGAAGGGCCAACAGATAAGCTCATGCAGCATGGACGTATCGGCCGCGGCTACGTGGTCAAGCGAGACGCGATGCTGAATGGTCGCGATGACTTCACCTACGCCGAAATCAGTGATCTCTCGGCACAAGCGGTCGCCGATGAGACGGGCTGCGACAAGGACTGCGTCAAGGCCCAGATCGACAAGGGTCACCAGGACATGGGAGTTGGTCCGGAATCAGGGATGCGCAGGGGAGAAGTTCGCGCACCCGCCCTTGAAAAAAAGCCGAAGAACCCGGCCCCATTGATATAG
- a CDS encoding TIGR02270 family protein — protein MSDSLSLVIEQHAEEASFLANLRDHALRAPHYDIEHLGTLDNRLDAHLDGLRIAAHDGVETLLAQLGPHAIGEMFACVVLAFESANGKVLSRLSEHLRSAPETERGYLMALGWLDWERLAPWIERMLVAPEPMFRRLGLAACGMHRHDPGPALLTGLCDADPSVLARAARTAGELRRCDLLPNLRAHCGHPDAASRFWANWASVQMGDQQALEALRQFAEQPGEFQYRALGVLLAWQERELSIAWIRQWVQNPRHLRIGIQALGLLGDPVCVPWLIQQMSEVPYARVAGEAFSLITGADLALLDLELQDLPDFDAGPNDNPEDPNVAMDPDENLPWPDPRSIETWWQANGGQLQVGTRYLLGLAHSERTFQQALVRGQQRQRIVAACGLARFRPNEMLFPTSAPTWRQKRLLGITAAFGR, from the coding sequence ATGAGCGATTCGCTGTCCCTGGTGATTGAACAGCATGCCGAAGAAGCCAGCTTCCTCGCCAACCTGCGGGACCATGCCCTGCGCGCGCCCCACTACGACATCGAACACCTCGGCACACTCGATAACCGTCTTGACGCTCACCTCGACGGGTTGCGTATCGCAGCCCATGACGGCGTGGAAACGCTCCTGGCGCAACTTGGCCCTCATGCCATCGGCGAGATGTTCGCCTGTGTGGTGCTGGCCTTCGAGTCGGCCAATGGCAAGGTATTGTCGCGGCTGAGCGAACACCTGCGAAGTGCCCCAGAAACGGAACGCGGTTATCTGATGGCCTTGGGCTGGCTCGACTGGGAGCGGCTAGCGCCCTGGATCGAGCGCATGCTCGTCGCGCCTGAGCCGATGTTTCGCCGCCTCGGTCTCGCAGCCTGCGGCATGCACCGGCACGACCCCGGCCCCGCCCTGCTGACCGGCCTGTGTGACGCTGACCCAAGTGTGCTGGCCCGTGCCGCCCGCACCGCCGGAGAGCTGCGCCGGTGTGACTTGCTACCCAACCTCCGCGCCCACTGCGGGCACCCGGATGCCGCCAGCCGCTTCTGGGCCAATTGGGCCTCCGTCCAGATGGGCGATCAGCAGGCTTTGGAGGCCCTGCGCCAATTCGCCGAACAACCGGGCGAATTTCAATACCGCGCTCTCGGCGTGTTACTGGCCTGGCAAGAACGCGAGCTCAGCATCGCCTGGATACGCCAGTGGGTGCAGAACCCCAGGCATCTGCGCATCGGCATCCAGGCCCTGGGATTGTTGGGTGATCCGGTCTGCGTGCCCTGGCTGATCCAGCAGATGAGCGAGGTGCCTTACGCCCGCGTGGCCGGTGAAGCCTTCAGCCTGATCACCGGTGCCGACCTGGCGCTACTCGACCTGGAATTGCAGGACCTGCCGGACTTCGATGCAGGCCCGAACGACAACCCCGAGGACCCGAATGTCGCCATGGACCCCGATGAAAACCTGCCCTGGCCCGACCCGCGTTCCATCGAAACATGGTGGCAAGCCAACGGCGGGCAGTTGCAGGTGGGCACCCGCTACCTGCTGGGATTGGCACACAGTGAACGCACGTTTCAACAGGCTCTGGTTCGCGGCCAGCAACGCCAACGCATCGTCGCCGCCTGCGGTCTGGCCCGTTTTCGGCCGAACGAAATGCTGTTTCCCACCAGCGCGCCGACCTGGCGGCAAAAGCGCTTGCTGGGCATAACGGCGGCGTTCGGGCGTTGA
- a CDS encoding DUF1810 domain-containing protein — MSDIYNLSRFVEAQAPVFSRVMDELRAGRKTSHWMWFIFPQLQGLGRTEMAARFAISGMAEARAYLRHEVLGPRLEACVSTVLQHRDLSAGQLFGSPDDLKFRSCLTLFMTAQPESSLYPQALDQFYSGEPDAKTLLLLGD, encoded by the coding sequence ATGAGCGACATTTACAACCTGTCCCGTTTTGTCGAAGCCCAGGCCCCGGTGTTCAGCCGTGTCATGGACGAGCTGCGGGCGGGCCGGAAAACGAGCCACTGGATGTGGTTCATCTTTCCGCAGTTGCAGGGCCTCGGTCGTACCGAGATGGCGGCTCGGTTCGCCATCTCTGGCATGGCCGAAGCCCGTGCGTATCTGCGGCACGAAGTGCTCGGGCCTCGGCTGGAGGCGTGCGTGAGCACTGTCCTGCAACACCGAGACCTGAGCGCCGGGCAGCTATTCGGTTCGCCCGACGATCTGAAGTTTCGCTCCTGTCTCACGCTGTTCATGACGGCGCAGCCGGAGTCCTCCCTGTATCCACAGGCGCTCGATCAGTTCTATTCGGGTGAACCCGATGCCAAAACGCTTTTGCTGCTGGGTGATTGA
- a CDS encoding type 1 glutamine amidotransferase domain-containing protein, whose product MNILMVLTSHDQLGDTGKKTGFWLEEFAAPYYVFVDANATVTLASPKGGQPPLDPKSNEADAQTDATRRFGSDTQAQMALADTVLLGEIDPYDFDAVFYPGGHGPLWDLAENTDSKVLIEAFYEANKPIAAVCHAPGVFKNVNAPDGQPVVKGKKVTGFTNSEEEAVGLTQVVPFLVEDMLKAKGGEYSKGADWASYVVEDGHLITGQNPASSEAAAHALLKRLKQEQSA is encoded by the coding sequence ATGAACATTCTGATGGTTCTTACCTCTCACGATCAGTTGGGCGACACCGGCAAGAAGACCGGTTTCTGGCTGGAAGAATTCGCCGCGCCTTACTACGTGTTCGTCGACGCCAATGCGACGGTCACGCTCGCCTCCCCAAAGGGCGGGCAACCACCACTGGACCCCAAGAGCAACGAAGCGGACGCGCAAACCGATGCGACCCGTCGCTTTGGCTCGGATACCCAGGCCCAGATGGCATTGGCCGACACGGTGCTGCTGGGTGAGATCGACCCTTATGACTTCGATGCGGTGTTTTATCCAGGAGGCCATGGGCCCCTCTGGGATCTGGCCGAGAATACCGACTCCAAGGTCCTCATCGAAGCTTTCTACGAGGCGAACAAACCCATCGCCGCCGTCTGTCACGCGCCCGGGGTGTTCAAGAACGTCAATGCCCCGGATGGACAGCCGGTGGTGAAAGGTAAAAAGGTGACTGGATTCACTAACTCCGAAGAAGAGGCGGTGGGGCTGACGCAGGTGGTGCCGTTCCTGGTGGAAGACATGCTCAAGGCCAAGGGTGGCGAGTATTCCAAGGGCGCGGACTGGGCCAGTTATGTGGTCGAGGACGGGCACCTGATCACTGGCCAGAATCCGGCCTCTTCCGAAGCCGCCGCCCATGCGCTGCTCAAGCGTCTGAAGCAGGAACAGTCGGCCTGA
- a CDS encoding DSD1 family PLP-dependent enzyme, which yields MTSPIDSLDTPVAVVDVSRMQRNIQRMQNQADRQGVRLRPHVKTTKCERVVAAQVKAGAQGITVSTLKEAQAFFAQGITDILYAVAMAPTKLNQALELRRAGCSLTIVTDSVAGARAITDFCRTHGERFEVFIEIDSDHHRSGVRSDDPVLIEIARILHEGGAVLKGVMTHAGESYKLNTLEALQEIAEIERSECVAAAQAIRSAGLPCQEVSVGSTPTALSAVHLNGVTELRAGVYVFFDLVMHNVGVCQLDELALSVLTTVIGHQPEKGWIITDSGWMAMSRDRGTQSQQCDFGYGLVCDAEGKLIDGLQLRSANQEHGVASFEEGQKVDVEQRFPIGTRLRILPNHACATGAQYPAYEALEENGTINHWSRLNGW from the coding sequence ATGACTTCCCCCATTGATTCCCTCGATACCCCCGTAGCCGTGGTGGATGTAAGCCGTATGCAGCGCAACATTCAACGCATGCAGAACCAGGCTGATCGCCAGGGAGTACGGCTACGGCCTCATGTAAAAACCACCAAATGCGAGCGGGTGGTAGCCGCTCAGGTGAAAGCTGGAGCCCAAGGCATAACGGTCTCCACACTCAAGGAAGCCCAAGCCTTTTTCGCCCAAGGCATCACCGACATTCTCTACGCCGTAGCGATGGCCCCCACCAAGCTCAACCAAGCACTGGAACTGCGCCGCGCCGGTTGTTCCCTGACGATTGTCACTGATAGCGTTGCAGGTGCGAGAGCGATCACTGATTTTTGCCGCACCCATGGCGAGCGGTTTGAGGTTTTCATCGAAATCGACAGTGACCATCACCGCTCGGGAGTTCGTAGTGACGACCCTGTGCTGATCGAGATCGCTAGAATCCTCCATGAAGGTGGTGCCGTGCTCAAAGGCGTGATGACTCATGCCGGCGAAAGCTACAAGCTGAATACCCTGGAGGCGCTGCAGGAAATCGCGGAAATTGAACGTTCAGAATGCGTGGCGGCTGCGCAGGCCATTCGGTCCGCGGGCTTGCCGTGCCAAGAAGTGAGTGTAGGCTCAACGCCCACCGCACTGTCCGCCGTTCACCTCAACGGCGTCACCGAGCTCCGTGCCGGCGTGTACGTTTTCTTCGATCTGGTCATGCACAATGTTGGCGTATGCCAGCTGGACGAACTCGCCTTGAGCGTCCTCACCACCGTGATTGGCCATCAGCCAGAAAAGGGCTGGATCATCACCGACTCCGGCTGGATGGCGATGAGTCGCGACCGGGGCACGCAGTCCCAACAGTGCGATTTCGGTTACGGTCTGGTTTGCGATGCTGAGGGCAAGCTCATCGACGGGCTTCAGCTGCGCTCAGCCAACCAAGAGCACGGTGTGGCGTCTTTCGAGGAGGGCCAAAAGGTAGACGTCGAGCAGCGGTTTCCGATTGGAACCCGGCTGCGTATTCTGCCCAACCATGCCTGCGCCACGGGTGCTCAATACCCAGCCTACGAGGCGTTGGAGGAAAATGGAACGATCAACCATTGGTCTCGCCTGAACGGATGGTGA
- a CDS encoding LysR family transcriptional regulator, which translates to MITFSDLELVTAISVSGSLSEAARKLRVTTAALSMRLRKLEAELGMKLASRDSRRLVLTEDGERMAEEGRRLLLALEELSDSMVADDERLQGVIRLSAPFGFGRLRLAPLLARFAKLHPKLRIELDLRETPWPDRSNCDAVIHIGSISDSSWTAQVLASNERWLCASPSYLKENGIPIAPENLASHRCICIRENDEHATYWHLRRANESKSLRVYPSMVSNDGGVARRWAEQDLGLVLRSQWDVVDSIAQGRLIRVLVDWEFETAPILLLIPTRKNRSRKIQALASFLSESFKTKGTEKSRS; encoded by the coding sequence ATGATTACGTTCTCCGATCTCGAACTGGTCACGGCAATTTCCGTTTCCGGCTCATTGAGCGAAGCTGCTCGCAAGCTGAGGGTCACCACGGCAGCCCTTTCGATGAGATTGCGAAAACTCGAAGCGGAATTGGGCATGAAGCTCGCCAGCCGAGACTCCAGGCGCTTGGTATTGACCGAGGATGGAGAACGCATGGCCGAGGAAGGACGACGGTTACTGCTGGCGTTGGAGGAGCTGTCGGACTCAATGGTGGCTGACGACGAGCGCCTTCAAGGAGTGATCCGCCTATCCGCACCGTTCGGCTTTGGACGATTGCGTTTAGCTCCCTTGCTGGCAAGGTTTGCAAAGCTGCACCCTAAACTGAGAATCGAGCTTGACCTGCGAGAAACCCCTTGGCCAGATCGAAGCAATTGCGATGCGGTCATCCATATTGGCTCCATCAGCGACAGCTCATGGACTGCTCAAGTGCTGGCATCCAATGAGCGATGGTTGTGTGCCAGCCCGTCCTATCTGAAAGAGAATGGAATCCCGATAGCGCCTGAAAACCTCGCGTCTCATCGGTGTATTTGTATTCGTGAGAATGACGAACACGCGACGTACTGGCACCTTCGCAGGGCAAACGAGAGCAAGTCTCTGCGAGTCTATCCGAGCATGGTCAGCAATGATGGTGGCGTGGCGCGCAGATGGGCCGAGCAGGATCTTGGTTTGGTTCTGCGTTCGCAATGGGACGTGGTTGATTCGATTGCCCAGGGAAGACTGATCCGCGTGCTGGTGGACTGGGAGTTTGAGACTGCGCCGATTCTTTTGCTGATCCCGACCAGAAAAAACAGATCCCGTAAAATACAGGCTCTTGCTTCTTTCCTGAGTGAATCATTCAAAACGAAAGGCACTGAAAAAAGCCGTTCGTAG
- a CDS encoding transcriptional regulator, producing the protein MKKTTPEQQALISQLEQIAEGLSQTFSPFCEVVLHDLRDPEHAILAIHNNLSGRETGHPATELGLARIADPAYPQIIANYPNQFKDGRQAKSTSIGIKDSTGRYVAALCMNIDLTLFRGLQGMLDQFGSFSGDRPHESLESSGAETIRARIDQFAARLSTSPRALKAGDRRVLLQELKESGLLDIRKAMETVASHLGVSRATVYSDTR; encoded by the coding sequence ATGAAGAAAACTACACCCGAGCAACAGGCGCTGATCAGTCAACTGGAGCAAATTGCGGAAGGCTTGAGCCAGACCTTCAGCCCATTTTGCGAAGTGGTACTGCACGATCTGCGAGATCCCGAGCACGCAATACTGGCCATTCATAATAATCTTTCTGGCCGGGAGACCGGACACCCCGCTACGGAGTTGGGACTTGCCCGGATCGCCGATCCAGCCTACCCCCAGATCATTGCCAACTATCCCAATCAATTTAAGGATGGTCGCCAGGCCAAAAGCACCTCGATTGGAATCAAGGATTCCACCGGACGGTATGTGGCCGCGCTCTGCATGAACATTGATCTCACCCTGTTTAGAGGCCTACAGGGCATGCTGGATCAGTTCGGATCCTTCAGCGGCGATCGTCCGCATGAGTCGCTCGAGTCGAGCGGTGCAGAAACGATTCGGGCGCGCATTGATCAGTTTGCTGCACGGCTATCCACTTCTCCACGTGCCCTGAAGGCTGGCGACCGGCGAGTATTGCTTCAGGAATTGAAGGAGTCTGGCCTCCTGGATATCAGAAAGGCCATGGAAACGGTGGCTTCACACCTCGGCGTATCTCGCGCAACGGTGTATAGCGATACGAGGTGA
- a CDS encoding RidA family protein produces MKIISTHAASQPAGHYSQAVVHQGSLYISGQLPVSPDGTHNIEASFTEQAQVALNNLLAILHAAGCEASDLVKVTVYVAGVKHWPAFDRIYSEMLGSHRPARAVVPVPELHHGYLVEIEAVARVTNTA; encoded by the coding sequence ATGAAAATTATTAGCACCCATGCGGCTTCGCAACCGGCCGGTCACTACTCGCAAGCGGTTGTTCACCAAGGCTCGCTCTACATCTCCGGCCAGCTTCCCGTTAGTCCGGACGGTACTCACAACATTGAGGCGTCATTCACCGAACAGGCACAAGTTGCACTCAACAACCTACTGGCCATTCTGCATGCCGCAGGCTGCGAGGCCTCCGATCTGGTCAAAGTCACCGTGTACGTAGCAGGCGTGAAACACTGGCCGGCCTTTGACCGGATCTACTCTGAAATGTTGGGCAGCCACCGCCCAGCTCGTGCGGTTGTACCGGTGCCAGAGCTGCACCATGGCTATCTGGTTGAAATCGAGGCTGTCGCACGGGTGACCAATACAGCTTGA
- a CDS encoding asparaginase → MTINSLSFNSRHNFSRKLLAGFMLSILAGLTVGVPSALAQEKTMSSNHQQVALPRVLLLATGGTIAGSADNRGTGAYNAGAIGPQQLVAAVSGLGDLASISAEQIASIGSQDMNDEIWFKLANRIQQAFDKNEADAVVITHGTDTMEETAFFLDLVLKTDKPVVLVGSMRPATGLSADGPANIYEAVQVATDKQSKGRGVLVVMNDQIDGARGVTKTNSTSVQTMQSPNLGSLGYVDMGQVRYVQPLDTRRTPPLALPQGAALPRVDIIYSHANMDAKQIEHAIEDKAKGIVLAGKGDGNTSKQALAALEKAAAQGIVVVRSTRVSKGYVNRNVEVDDTKSGFVASMDLNPQKSRILAQLLIASGVTEPGKVQAAFTNAH, encoded by the coding sequence ATGACTATTAACTCCCTGAGCTTCAATAGCCGCCATAATTTCAGTCGTAAGCTTTTGGCGGGGTTTATGCTCTCGATTCTGGCAGGCTTAACCGTTGGTGTTCCGTCTGCGCTCGCCCAGGAAAAAACCATGAGTTCGAATCATCAACAAGTGGCATTGCCACGTGTTCTGTTACTTGCAACGGGTGGAACTATCGCAGGCTCCGCCGATAATCGTGGCACCGGTGCCTACAATGCCGGTGCTATTGGCCCTCAGCAATTGGTGGCCGCTGTTTCCGGACTGGGGGATTTGGCTTCTATCTCCGCAGAGCAGATCGCCTCAATCGGCTCGCAGGACATGAACGATGAAATCTGGTTCAAGCTTGCTAACCGTATTCAGCAGGCCTTCGATAAGAACGAAGCAGACGCCGTGGTGATTACCCATGGGACGGACACCATGGAGGAGACCGCCTTTTTCCTGGATCTGGTGCTGAAGACCGACAAGCCCGTCGTTTTGGTCGGCTCGATGCGGCCGGCCACCGGTTTGAGCGCCGACGGCCCGGCCAATATCTATGAAGCGGTTCAGGTGGCAACGGACAAACAATCGAAAGGCCGCGGCGTCCTGGTTGTGATGAACGACCAAATCGACGGAGCGCGTGGCGTTACCAAAACCAACAGCACCAGCGTTCAAACGATGCAGTCTCCCAACCTGGGCTCTCTGGGCTATGTGGACATGGGGCAGGTGCGCTATGTCCAGCCGCTTGATACGCGTCGCACTCCTCCGCTGGCACTGCCTCAGGGCGCGGCTCTGCCACGTGTCGACATCATTTACAGCCACGCCAACATGGATGCCAAGCAAATTGAGCACGCCATTGAAGACAAAGCCAAGGGCATCGTTCTGGCTGGCAAGGGCGATGGCAACACTTCGAAGCAGGCCCTCGCGGCCCTCGAAAAAGCCGCAGCGCAGGGAATTGTCGTTGTCCGCTCGACTCGGGTGAGCAAAGGTTATGTCAACCGCAACGTCGAAGTGGATGACACCAAAAGCGGCTTTGTGGCCTCCATGGATCTAAACCCACAGAAGTCGCGAATCCTCGCTCAACTGCTTATCGCCAGTGGCGTCACCGAGCCTGGCAAGGTTCAAGCGGCTTTCACAAACGCTCATTGA
- a CDS encoding dicarboxylate/amino acid:cation symporter — protein sequence MKSRLLVKAIVIAMIFGVVLGGTLHSQLDAAAAKEISGYLNLVTDVFLRLIKMVIAPLVLATLVTGVASMSGNGSMGRVGFKAITWFLIASLVSLSIGLLFANIFQPGVGLNLAVSGEAVNTGLNTSGFSLPIFLTHVFPRSIIEAMGTNEVLQIVVFSLFFGSALAFVKGKGKSIIVDMLEELANVMFRVTDYVMYVAPLAVFAAIAATITVHGLEMVVTFGKMVGQYFLGLALLWSLITLAGYLALGPRIKDLFKHMREPVLIAFSTASSEAAYPKTIAAMDKFGANKRVSSFVLPLGYSFNLDGSMMYQAFIVMFIAQAYNIEMTFFHQIMVLLTLLVISKGTAGVARGSLVVLAAGLPMIGLPEAGLLLILAVDPILDMGRTATNVFGCGVATAVIGRHGNEIEDVETAINAEQSPQAV from the coding sequence ATGAAAAGCCGCCTTCTCGTTAAAGCGATAGTTATCGCGATGATTTTCGGCGTAGTCCTGGGAGGCACGCTCCACAGTCAGCTGGATGCTGCGGCCGCAAAAGAAATTTCCGGATACCTGAATCTGGTCACTGACGTGTTTTTACGTCTGATCAAAATGGTTATCGCACCCTTGGTGCTTGCCACCCTGGTGACCGGCGTCGCCAGCATGTCAGGGAACGGTTCGATGGGGCGTGTCGGCTTTAAAGCCATCACCTGGTTCCTGATCGCCTCTCTGGTGTCCCTGTCCATCGGTTTGCTGTTCGCCAATATCTTTCAGCCAGGGGTCGGTCTGAATCTGGCTGTGAGCGGTGAAGCCGTGAACACGGGCTTGAACACTTCCGGCTTCAGCCTGCCGATCTTCCTCACCCATGTCTTCCCTCGAAGCATTATTGAGGCAATGGGTACGAACGAAGTGCTGCAGATCGTTGTGTTCTCACTGTTCTTCGGCTCCGCATTGGCGTTCGTCAAGGGCAAAGGCAAGTCCATCATCGTGGACATGCTCGAAGAACTGGCCAATGTCATGTTCAGGGTCACCGACTACGTGATGTATGTGGCCCCACTGGCTGTATTTGCAGCCATCGCTGCGACCATCACCGTGCATGGTCTGGAAATGGTTGTGACCTTTGGCAAGATGGTGGGGCAGTATTTCCTGGGCCTGGCACTGCTTTGGTCGTTGATCACGCTTGCCGGCTACCTGGCCCTCGGCCCACGCATCAAAGACCTGTTCAAGCATATGCGTGAGCCAGTCCTGATCGCTTTCTCCACGGCGAGCAGCGAAGCCGCGTATCCGAAAACCATTGCCGCCATGGACAAGTTCGGCGCCAACAAACGCGTAAGCAGCTTCGTCCTGCCGTTGGGTTACTCATTCAACCTGGACGGCTCGATGATGTACCAAGCCTTCATCGTGATGTTCATCGCCCAGGCGTACAACATCGAAATGACATTCTTCCACCAGATCATGGTGCTGTTGACCCTGCTGGTTATCAGCAAAGGTACTGCGGGTGTTGCGCGAGGCTCTCTGGTCGTGCTGGCCGCGGGACTGCCGATGATCGGCCTTCCGGAAGCAGGCCTGCTTCTCATCCTCGCCGTTGACCCCATCCTGGACATGGGACGCACTGCCACCAACGTTTTCGGCTGCGGTGTCGCAACAGCTGTCATCGGACGACACGGTAATGAAATTGAGGACGTTGAAACAGCAATCAATGCTGAACAAAGTCCTCAAGCTGTTTAA
- a CDS encoding threo-3-hydroxy-L-aspartate ammonia-lyase, with product MQITLPTYQDVVDAAIRLEGAANVTPVLTSRTIDEEVGAKVFFKCENYQRTGSFKFRGAYNSLAKFSEEQRRGGVVAFSSGNHAQGIALAAKLLQIPATIVMPTDAPAAKVAATRGYGAEIVFYDRYTEDREAIGRALAAKHGMTLIPSYDHPDVLSGQGTAAKELFESVGQLDVLFVGLGGGGMLSGTTLSTRALAPECTLIGVEPEAGNDGQRSFNSGEIVHIDTPDTIADGAQTQHLGHYTFPIILNGVNRIVTVTDEELIAAMKFFVQRMKIVVEPTGCLGLAAVRKLKDELQGKRVGVIITGGNIDIDKLGTFLQL from the coding sequence ATGCAAATCACTCTGCCAACTTATCAAGACGTAGTCGACGCGGCTATCCGGCTTGAGGGAGCAGCCAACGTCACGCCTGTTCTGACCTCGCGTACGATCGATGAGGAAGTGGGTGCGAAGGTATTTTTCAAATGTGAAAACTATCAACGTACTGGCTCTTTCAAATTCCGGGGGGCATACAACTCGCTCGCTAAATTCAGCGAAGAGCAACGTCGCGGTGGTGTTGTAGCGTTCTCTTCGGGGAACCACGCGCAAGGCATCGCTTTGGCGGCCAAACTGTTGCAGATCCCGGCCACCATCGTTATGCCAACAGATGCTCCTGCAGCCAAGGTCGCGGCTACCAGAGGCTATGGAGCCGAAATAGTGTTCTACGACCGTTACACCGAAGACCGCGAGGCTATCGGGCGGGCGCTGGCCGCCAAGCATGGCATGACGCTGATCCCGTCCTACGATCATCCAGACGTTCTGTCCGGCCAGGGTACTGCCGCCAAGGAACTGTTTGAAAGCGTCGGTCAACTGGACGTCTTGTTCGTAGGCCTGGGCGGCGGCGGCATGCTGTCGGGAACCACCTTGTCGACGCGCGCACTGGCACCTGAATGCACTCTGATCGGCGTTGAACCTGAAGCAGGTAACGACGGACAACGATCTTTCAATTCAGGCGAGATTGTTCACATCGACACCCCGGACACCATCGCCGATGGCGCTCAAACCCAGCATCTTGGTCACTACACTTTTCCAATTATTTTGAACGGTGTGAACCGAATTGTAACGGTCACTGACGAAGAATTGATTGCCGCAATGAAGTTCTTTGTTCAGCGTATGAAAATTGTGGTCGAGCCCACTGGATGCCTTGGCCTTGCCGCAGTAAGAAAACTCAAGGATGAGCTCCAGGGCAAACGAGTCGGCGTCATTATTACCGGCGGTAACATTGATATCGACAAGCTTGGAACGTTTCTCCAGCTCTAA
- a CDS encoding metal/formaldehyde-sensitive transcriptional repressor, whose amino-acid sequence MGHVAANKDDLLKRVKRIAGQIQAIERALVSDLDCAKTLHLVAATRGAINGLMEEIIEDHARAHVANPALSEEERSQGVEELLEAIRRYAK is encoded by the coding sequence ATGGGTCATGTCGCAGCAAACAAAGACGATCTTCTCAAACGTGTAAAACGGATCGCCGGACAAATCCAGGCCATTGAGCGGGCGTTGGTATCGGATCTTGACTGCGCCAAAACCCTGCATCTCGTTGCCGCCACTCGCGGAGCCATCAACGGTTTGATGGAGGAAATCATCGAGGATCACGCGCGGGCGCATGTCGCCAACCCTGCACTCAGCGAAGAAGAGCGCAGCCAGGGCGTCGAAGAGCTGCTTGAAGCCATCCGTCGTTACGCCAAGTGA